The Spodoptera frugiperda isolate SF20-4 chromosome 25, AGI-APGP_CSIRO_Sfru_2.0, whole genome shotgun sequence genome includes the window agtaggtatataggtagtattgtgtattttatttaaaacgtaaaattaatgtaatattgatatgataacaatttacattataactttagacagaaggtctcttaagtagggactaaataaaataaccgacttggtattacatggatctcacatttttttacggtacataaactgatgaggtgcgagacttggatttttttacagaatgtttttgatggtatctcacttctttttgtagattcaattattccattaaacaataaaatgtaactgcatcaataactttgtaatctcatacatttatatgggttaacaaagttattggtgtgatgaaattgtaactatataaataactttgtaatcccatacatttaggattacaaagttattgatgcagttgatgtgtaaaaaactggactgaatttacaaaatatttgatttttcccttgatgtaggtactaactactaattttatgcaaaaaatttaagcttctatgtctgttagaagtgccttatacttttgatgatctgttgtcagtcagtgacaaaattttgaaactttgacgtgttataattcttaaagtaatggttaaaatttaacgaaaattcaaatataccatgATTGTACAATGCTTACTTAGTATCTGAAAACTCAGGCTTCTTGATATATCCACAaagaagttataggcggtcgaaattggcctgaatggcttcgagaaaaggatggtacggccgtgccgctttttttgcttgacttatacagataaaagtattattagattataagtaattattatgttacctacttactaactatataaaaaataattaaaaacagattttattaatgtaactaattttttttaatgcaattcctaacagtgatagttaggtgctgataattgggttgctctatgctagtaattggtggagatggtgccagtaaatggtgacagacccattttttattcttacttgtctaaataatcttggatagaggtcaatcatgtttttcttttattatcgtcttccttattaaatattataactattaaaatttgcCTTAACGGGTAAAAGccttttttcacaataataaattggcttaaattaggactaacccttaaagtgctgataattgggtactTTACCCTATATGGAATATTCACTAGGTACAGCAACTAATAAATCATCACGGACTTTATTTCCAGAAAGGTTAAGCATAGgtagatttattaaatgtattctaAAGTATCCTATGCAATAAAGGATTAACCTATTACTAGTagaactttaaacataaaaaatacggtcgaattgagaacctcctccttttttttgaagtaagttaaaaatagtgggaatgaatgaaaattatccaatgaaaattccgtagttttaaagttttaaaaattcattgtttttattcataacctTTTAGTCATAACTTTTGTCTATTAGTTAATGAGCAATAGTAAATTTCAGTTTTTACTGAGTAACTAATAACTACGAATTTACCTTAGCCGATACATCCTTCAgtttattggtatttatttattgtctggTTTATTGACTCCTACCTACCCACTTAGTCTAGACGACTAGACAGGTAGACAACTCATTAGAAAGAGCGACTGCTGACCTTTAACTCCCTAAACAAATAAAGCTTTCATAGAATTTGTGATGTACTTAGAAATCGTCAATAGTAAGTACATCTTCTTCCTATGTCCTATCCAACTAATATactttgtaagttttttttagtcttagtatttttttttatcatattgtgtgtgtgtaagttcatgttatgtctattatagtaaattaatttataattaagtatattaataaaaactaaataatattattagtgaaAGTTCTTGAAGTATCGTGGAGACACTTGggcttatattttctaattataattatgaaatcacTAACTGGCATTGAGCaagcgcggtgattaatgcCTTCACTTTGAACTTATCTGATAAAAAGGTAAAAACCtttatgtacctacaaatataaaaaaataggtaggaTCACTAAATATACATTATTCGCACCAAGCAAATGGTCTGTAATAATTGCTACATCTATGAATTCATAACTCACTACGCATCACATCAGGGGAAAActatttttgaaatttcctaGTTACAAACAAGTACTAGCTTGactaaagtttattatattaacaagGTGAAAGAAATATCTGAACTATGATTAAAAGTATGTAGACCTAACAAATTTGAGGCGATATGTGTTTCATCAATGGTTTAACTAACTGGTAATTCTTAATGGTGTCAATGGCTAAAGAATTTCAATATTATGCCTTATATGTCTTcgttattacattattataaatcatacaGTATGACTAAATTCCGTTAGGCCCAGAAGTGTGTGAGTGTGTATTTGTAAGTTTGAGACCGAGTGAGtgtgttatgtatgtgtgtgagtgagtgtatgtgtgtgtgtgtgtgccgGTGTGTGTTGTGATATGGTGTGGTGTGATGTGGTTTAGTGTCGTGTGTATATAGTGTGGCGTGTGTAGTGTTTGTAGTATGTTTGTGTGTGGGTGGATGTGTGTATGCATTATTATTAGTATCATttatatacgtatgtatgtatgtatgtacatatggtAGGTTTGTGTATGGAGTGTATATGAGAGAGTATGTCAGTGTCTGCGTGCAGCAAAGATTGGTTAAAAGGAGAGGAAATAAAAACCAcacttttttttcgtttttattgttttcacttAATCCTATGGTTAAATATGTCTTAATTCTATGGTTAAATATGGTTAAACATGTCTTAATCCTAAACATATACCTTAATTCTACGGTTAAACATGGTTAATAATAATGGTATGGCATAGCTTAACATTAATTGGGCTAAGGGGAACCTTAAACTATTCAAGCAAGAAGAGCAACAATTATCgcctaagtatatttttttatgttttatcgttttttagtttttttgaatgctttcgtgttttttattttttttatataatttttatttttttatttttttttggtttttaattattttagtttttttgtattttcgatattttgaactttttttttgttttttattttatatattttttttaagttttccattgttttaattttttttttgttttttgttttatatttttttttagttttcgatatttttaactttttttgttttttgtttattttttattttttttatttgttttttgttttttaaacatacagCATACATTAAGATGCTGTGTCCATGTTTAAATGGACATCACGGCCTTGTCGGGGTCGTAGATGGGAGGCTCGCAGAACAAGTCACGGCGGCTCTGGCATACACGCATGCGCGTCACGGTGGGGCTGACCAGAGCAGCCACGGAGCACGCACGATATTTAGAGCCCAGGTCAGCCATCATGAACTCAGCCGTCAGACGCTTTAGATTAGCGATGGTGTAAATCGGCTCATAGGGCGCCGACGGCGGTGGGGGCAGCAGCAACAGCGGCGGTGGCGGCTGCTGCTGCTGCTCTGGTTTTGCATCCATGATGCCTGAAACGAGAAAAGTTCAATTTTAGATTTCAATAAGTACAAGTTATTAGTAGCGCCTTGGACAGAAAATAGCCACTGGCCCCCAACCTTGGCTTTGGCGAGACGACAATGGCGGAAGGGTTCTCACTGGGGTACTCGATGTGGGGGACATGTACTTGGACGCACCCTAAGCACCCTTTGAAGGCCATTAGGGTGCAAATTTACCAAGTCAGTATCAGAAATGGAATATTCAATTTAGAGTAAATcacctataattatataaaacaaagtctaaTAGTTGCGAAATATATGAGGGTGTGGTCCCGGACAACCCGCGTGACCTAGCTCCGCCGATTCACAAAGTTAAAAACACGAACTTTGAAACAATTTTGCAAATGTACAACTCAATGTGATCCCATAAACTTACCTGTTACTGTACGGTGGGAGCTCGTCGCGATATTCCTGGAGTCTTCGATCAGGTCCACAGGTATTGATGACGCACCGTCCGTCCGAATTCGCGACCCGGCGCGGAATATTCCAGGGCCTCGATTGATTTTTAGTCCTTTTGAACTGCGCAAGTGCACTAATGTTAGAGTCACTTCACACGGTTTATCCAGTTACTAAGTTGGACATACTAATTTAtggctaatttttttttaaataaattaaaacaggcaatataacaaaatattatgaaatttccTACTGCATGATATCAGCGAAAAATCGAAGCGTATTTTCTGTCAAGTCTGATACAACCCTTATACAGTTCCTTTACACACATAGACGTGGTAGGCACACCTAAGTTCATCTTGGCCATCTTACTTATCCAATCAGCCTAGCTGTCAAAAATAAACTGACCAATGACATAACATTAACTAATATTTCATTGGTCAATAGATTAAAGTTACACTGGCACCTCTAGTGGCGCGAAAACACATTGAATTTTATAACCAAAGAGAATAGTAAGCTATAAATTACAGACCATttgacgatttttttatttattagagaaAGACGTTCATAGAGcaagatatttttattctatgcCATATTGAAAGGCGGAAAGATTTGAACACTATGAGCTTTTATTAGAAAGCTTTGTGGGCTGTGTATTCTTAAACGGTCTTTAATTTATCAGAAAATGGTAGTGAGCCCATTTTACTCCACTCCCTGAAAAATCAGCCttctgatgataatgatatgaTGTAAGATTTTTAACCAGTCCAATAATTTCAGAGCCAATTCAGAACATATAGCTTTATTAACAGAACATATAGGCTTGAACATATAGGtttattaaatcttttaaattatacattattaaatgGATTACATGTTAAATGTGAAATACCTAGATATTAgacatattttatgtatcattatttaattgttaatatGAGAACACAATACTAAGTATTGCTAGTTATCTGTGAAatgaaaatatgtagaaaatatCACAGACAAAAGCGGTTTACggatagaaaacaaattaaaaaaaaaaaatgttcagtaCATATTACAGAATCTGGAATTGTATTTGGTGTATGACATAAtgctcactccctattataaaaaaaacattactacattaatcataattatatagtCTGTACTGTCTCAAGTCACTAGAATGTTCCTCAAGGAAGATTAACTTAaactaattgttattttggtTACCGAATTGAGACAAATCAGTAAACTTAAATTCTTTTAAGTAAATTTCTTCCAAAATCAAAAAACATCATTTCACTTCTAAtgtaaaatacataacattGCTTATATCTTAGTAAACATAAAATCTATAGTGcaactaacaaaatattacatttttgttacttAGAAATCTAAAGCCTAACCTGTGCTTGCTAGTACTTGGTAAGTTTTCTTTCTGAAGACTTTAAGTACTCTGGACTCTGCAATGCTGGCTGTGCTGCTTACAAATCTAtcatctttaattattattaattctacaAATCATTAGACAATAACACATCCAAATGTAACAATATTATGAGTTAACCAAAACTAATGTCATCAGCATAGTAGCCAAAAGATTACTAGTAGTTAGTAGTAGGTTTATGGTAAGTAGTGGACACTACTTAACATAAACCTACTCTTTGATCCTTCTCTATTAATTACCGTTATAGTGAATCAGATGAAAGAGTTAAAGACTAAACTTGCAATTTATTAGTTAAGAGATACTAgaagtttgcaaaaataaataaattcatatccgtcaatatgacaaaaaaaaaatcactcaTGTGGATTTTGAAAAGTCAATCGTATTTTACAATACACAACAAtaacctttattttattaagaataaatattatttttaaacttaataaatgCCATGACTATAAGGataaatacttaattgaaaaacaatttaGATACAGACtgtttaaattcaaattgaagCCTGACTTAAGTGTATAGCAATAGATTTACCTCATTATCATACGCATTATTAAATTATGAGTCTCAAACTCTTTACATAACCTGACATGatcttagtaaataaatattttatcccAAATAATATGTGCAGAATGCCCTGATCAGTATTTTGTAGATAGCTTACATTAGTCTACAGCAGTGCATGAGAGACATTATCATTCATTACAAAGCagttacatttttttgtcaGCACAAACGTAACTTGCTACAGAAAAAAACGTAACACATCCTAATATGAATTTTACGTTAAAAATTTCCAAAGTATTTACTGTTgttgaaacaaaattataaaagaaaaagaaaagaataacAAATCCTTGTctctttaaaataatgtttttgctgGTTTGGATTTTGGCGCCATTTGTTTGTCACGACTCGCAACTTTCAAATTTCGAATGATAAATATTGGGGTTGGTAGTCACACGGGCATCTGCAGACAACATCAGGAGCATTGAAACTTTCATTGCATGTAGAACGAAACGTAAAATCGAGCAGTGGCGCCATCTAGTTATGTTTTACTTAGTTGTGCCAACTAAGCTCGGAGCTTAATTCATGCAGTTTCCGATTTTCCGGTTTCTATGTGAAAACCGGCATTAAAAACCGAATCTCAACACGTGGCGACTTCCCACTTAAACTGAAAGCACCCCATTGGCTCACCCCAAAAGAGTAGCCCATATCACGTCATCGTGACTGATTGTGATTGGTCGATGCCTAAATTTATCGGAAAGCTTTACGAttgatattttatcaaaaaatattgattcCTCGTATGTTTAAAGTATAttagaaaactaaaaactcGTTTCAACAACTAAAAACAACCAAACAATAAGTTTGGGTCAATATTTTTAGGTTTGGTTTACCACGAGGTTTGGGTTTAGAGATGGTGTACCAACATTACCATTCATTGCGACTGATGGGAAAGCGGTGTAATTccaaaaatgaaattttatatgAGTCGCAAAGAATTCTTTCAGTGCATAATTTTCGTGTTTTTGCtcgtgttattttaaaactactatCCAAAAGTAATATCTATTATTATCCAATACGTAATATGAATGATTTTTAATTGGTAACAAACTTGCATGctcttatattatgtattaagttACTTTTGGCAAATAACAGAACCCTTTTAGATTCGTCATATCTATCTATCTGTCCAtccgtccgtctgtccgtcagCTAACATAtacgtgatgggtgtctatggatagggctttaaaaaagacactaaggtttctaaaactattttccgccaaaatcaattgtttgaaaaatagacgcttccaaagtggaataATATgttcactctcttattttaaaagttagtaGGGGTCTAATTGGTTAGAACGAGatactaatattacattttaagaaataatataatatatttccaaaaagcGCAAATATACGAAtgactttgtcgttcatacaaacactatgtaaaaccaagttattttataactttatattatgtcatctgcTAGCTGCTACGGAGCctttcatgggcgagtccgactcgcacttggccagttttttttacatacacTGACGATAAAGTAAGACTTGAGGATATAAAACATGTAAGTGAGGTTGGCGGAGGCTCTATTGGAGGATTGGACCTTCTCCAATAGTCAAATCCCCaagccccaaaaggccagcactTGTTGTTGGTCGCACTTGTTGCACCCCTGGTGTTACGGGTATCCATGAGTGGCACTGATAGCTTACCTACAGGTGATACGGCTCCTTGTTTGCCCCCCAATCTCATAAAAAGCATACATTATGTgtgatttcatatttttgtcGCTTATTGTTTAGCTTCTAATACTATGCGATgtttggcgcccaacgtgggtcTCGATATAAATTAAAGGTAAAATTGCACAAGGAACTAAAGTTTAACTATTGAAAAGTGtcaaaatgaattaaatatgCACTCTACAACAAAGTTTCTTTTTTGCAATTTTGATACATTGGCTGTATCAAAATTGCAAAAGTGGAGTGTTCAGgagtggacgtcttgtgactgatattataatatgataTGTGTGATCTAAatagattagattttttattttttcttacattttggTGATTAGATACGGGTTTATTATTTGTAAGAGTCTAAtgcttttcaattttattgaccTTCACCAACCAAATGAAAACTTGGGatattatattaacttaaaCTATAAATTTGCAATTAAGTCAATTAACAGCAGATTATTTTCGTTTATAATAGCTGAAtcatactattatttttttttacttatacttttctggttttattattttcttatttttacagATACGTTAAATCTGATATCACTTAACATGGCAGCATGTTTTTCTGATAATTTTATTCCATAATTCATTTTCTATAAAATCAGACTTACACCACTTTAGACTAGGGCTGACGTGGGGAGCGTAGATTAATAACGCAATCTGATTGGTCCGTGCTTTTATTAACGGTAAACTTTACGATTGATGTTTTTAACCATTTATACTCATTTctcacatatttattatatatgataggattaaaaatatgttttaacaacattttgaataaacaataaGACCTAACAATTAATATAAGACAAAACTTTTGCCACGAGGTTTCCGTGGTTACCATACAAAACGTTGATTGGTCCATGGGTATCGATCCGACAGCGTGGCGACACTACGCTTTATCTGATTGGTGGACGCTGGATTTGGGGAAATTGAAAATGATGATTTACCCcgttaatattgtttaatttatgaaaataaatatgcaaaACAACTCTTGAAACGTTTAAACATCATCTAGTTTAAAAAGATTTTCgattaattctatttattttccgTCTTTATGAATAAACAAAGCATACCATTGGCTAACGCAGAGACGTGTACCAACATtatcatataatatgtaattactaCCCTAATGAATAGGGGTCTAACTGCAAAATGCAACTGTCTTGTTTTCCTAAAGTATTATAGATATtgctataaaattaaacattgtatatgatgtttatgtttatattgaataaattttatgtgATATCCAAGTTTTAAGATTGTGTTTATATTAACCACACAATTCATTTATCACATACctatgtttaatgtttaatgttgaTTACATTGAATTGACGTCGATTAatagtatatttaatttattatttaacatttttagtttattgtttcGGTTTCAAATTTACAGGTATGTATAATTTCGATTTCAAAATCCTCGTCTAGATGACTTTCCTAATTTTTTTGCAAACTTACTTACCTTTCCATACAATTCCGTTCATCTACGACGTCGGCGCCCCTCGTCGGCACGTAAAAAATTACTGCAAATGTAcctaataaagttttaaataataccaCTATATCTTAAGTAAAGAATTTCAGGTTTTTATTAGATCAAGACTTCCATCGAGGCTCAACAACCTTCTTTGGCTCTTTCAAATACCTCTTAAAACCAAAAAGAAATAATGAAGAGTACAAACATTTCTATAACAATGTTCTTTTTATTGGGTACCTATGTCGGGGATGataaacatcaatttattgCTTTTTCAATCAactcataatatattttccttaaaaaagcTATGCGTAGTGTACAGGTATTGTTGAATCAAATAACATGGTAATTCATTATtgcatattatgtttatgtgaaCAATGTTTTTGATCTAATACGAGCTTTGTATAAATAAGTTTGTGTCTAGTATTCTTATTACAGTActcacttgtttttttttatgtctacaTTAAGTATTTGTGTTAAATTATACCACTTAAATGCACATATAGGtaatttatattaacttaaaataagaatctACATCTTTTTccttaatcttattttttttaaacaacataatttattgCACACTTTGTAATCGTTATTGACAAATCGGACTTTCACCCCTTTTTTGCAAGGGCGATATATTGATTTGCCGATTCGAACATGGCTGAGAATTATGAATGAAGTTTAACGCTGTTTAAATGcatttagtattaaaattagGGTACAGGATCTCATTTAACgtgttttaataacttttgaTTTACAGAAATAGGTCTAAAAACATTGCATTTTGATTTCGAGTTTAGCTTTGTTCTCAGGAATTTACGGTTTTGTCATTAGTTTCAGAGCACACCATTGGCTTGCTTTAGTATGGTATGCCAACATAACAATAAATCAACTTGTTCTGATTGGCCAATACACGCATAAACC containing:
- the LOC118268130 gene encoding uncharacterized protein LOC118268130, which gives rise to MDAKPEQQQQPPPPLLLLPPPPSAPYEPIYTIANLKRLTAEFMMADLGSKYRACSVAALVSPTVTRMRVCQSRRDLFCEPPIYDPDKAVMSI